The following coding sequences lie in one Deinococcus aerolatus genomic window:
- a CDS encoding peroxidase-related enzyme (This protein belongs to a clade of uncharacterized proteins related to peroxidases such as the alkylhydroperoxidase AhpD.), which yields MNKISWLAVPTNEDAHEGVRKLWNKAEANLGFVPNVFQAQALNGEQFLAWWNYFNLLVNKPGHLGNLEREMMAVVVSGLNRCVYCAVSHGAALREYGMEAQKADTLAVNWRHADLSVREAALCAFAEQLTLDPAGMTEADLTPLRDAGLDDAQILEAVQVIGMFNMTNRVSSALGFIPNAEYHSRGRQG from the coding sequence ATGAATAAGATCTCCTGGCTGGCCGTGCCGACGAATGAAGACGCGCACGAGGGCGTCCGCAAACTGTGGAACAAGGCGGAGGCGAACCTGGGATTCGTGCCCAACGTGTTTCAGGCGCAGGCGCTGAACGGCGAGCAGTTCCTGGCATGGTGGAACTACTTCAACCTGCTGGTCAACAAGCCGGGCCACCTGGGCAACCTTGAGCGCGAGATGATGGCGGTGGTGGTCAGCGGCCTGAACCGCTGCGTGTACTGCGCAGTCTCGCATGGGGCGGCGCTGCGGGAATACGGCATGGAGGCCCAGAAAGCCGACACGCTGGCCGTCAACTGGCGGCACGCCGACCTGTCTGTCCGTGAAGCCGCCCTGTGCGCCTTCGCCGAGCAGTTGACCCTGGACCCCGCCGGCATGACCGAGGCCGATCTGACCCCCCTGCGGGACGCGGGCCTAGACGACGCCCAGATTCTGGAGGCCGTGCAGGTGATCGGCATGTTCAACATGACCAACCGCGTCAGCAGCGCGCTGGGCTTCATTCCCAACGCGGAATATCACTCGCGGGGACGCCAGGGCTAG
- the mnmD gene encoding tRNA (5-methylaminomethyl-2-thiouridine)(34)-methyltransferase MnmD, whose product MDLAADLPPIIETPDGSRTAFSARFGEAYGSQHGAQTQARHVFVEGTGTHGHPTPRVLEIGFGLGVNFRATLADTAARGVGLEYMAYEFDPAPVGWLHEVSKGDIGADHPAWQSVLARWPNPPLDLEAGSVCLTVHFADVLTAALPQGWATAVYLDGFSPTRNPEVWTPEFVARLAATLAPGGVLATYSAAGHVRRSLEAAGLTVQRRPGAPGKRECLRAVR is encoded by the coding sequence ATGGACCTCGCCGCCGATCTTCCCCCCATCATCGAGACGCCCGACGGCTCGCGCACCGCCTTCAGTGCCCGTTTCGGCGAGGCCTACGGCTCGCAGCACGGCGCGCAGACGCAGGCGCGGCACGTTTTTGTAGAGGGGACCGGGACGCACGGGCATCCGACACCCCGTGTGCTGGAAATCGGCTTCGGCCTAGGCGTTAATTTCCGCGCCACGCTGGCCGACACGGCGGCACGCGGCGTGGGGCTGGAGTACATGGCCTACGAGTTCGACCCGGCCCCGGTGGGCTGGCTGCATGAGGTGTCGAAAGGCGACATCGGCGCGGACCACCCGGCCTGGCAGTCGGTGCTGGCACGCTGGCCGAACCCGCCGCTGGACCTCGAGGCCGGAAGCGTGTGCCTGACCGTCCACTTTGCCGACGTGCTGACCGCAGCGTTGCCGCAGGGCTGGGCCACCGCCGTGTATCTGGACGGCTTCTCGCCCACCCGCAATCCGGAGGTCTGGACGCCGGAGTTTGTGGCGCGGCTGGCCGCCACACTGGCGCCGGGCGGCGTCCTGGCCACCTACAGCGCCGCGGGGCATGTGCGCCGCTCGCTGGAGGCGGCGGGCCTGACGGTGCAGCGGCGCCCCGGGGCGCCGGGCAAACGCGAATGCCTGCGGGCCGTGCGGTGA
- the dxr gene encoding 1-deoxy-D-xylulose-5-phosphate reductoisomerase, which translates to MELTVLGSTGSIGTQALDVARERGYTVTALAAGRNLELLSTQVREFRPALVSVDPAVYAEARALLPGTRLTADVSEVAAHDTTVVVNAMSGLIGLAPTRAALQAGQAVALATKEAMVTAAGLIWEAASAGGGRVVPVDSEHTGVFQCLTGEDMADVAEVILTASGGPFRDGPADLGGVTPAQALKHPSWSMGPKVTIDSATLMNKGLEVMECASLYGLPLSQVGVVVHPQSLIHAAVRFRDGSLKAQFGPTDMRLPIAYAIDAAPTGMQRPGDVRGTRRGPEVAGHLSWPMRGTWEFREPDFDRFPCLGLAYRAGEAGGLLPVALNAADEVAVEAFLAGHLPFMGIPRLLERVLNETPAGTLDWDALAATDVWARVRAWELVGVRA; encoded by the coding sequence ATGGAGCTTACGGTTTTGGGCAGCACAGGCAGCATCGGCACGCAGGCGCTGGATGTGGCGCGGGAGCGCGGATACACGGTGACGGCGCTGGCAGCAGGGCGCAATCTGGAACTGCTGTCGACACAGGTCCGGGAGTTCCGCCCGGCGCTGGTCAGCGTGGACCCGGCGGTGTACGCCGAGGCCAGAGCGCTGCTGCCCGGGACCCGGTTGACGGCGGATGTCAGCGAGGTGGCCGCCCACGACACCACCGTGGTGGTCAACGCCATGAGCGGTCTGATTGGACTTGCACCTACCCGCGCGGCCCTCCAGGCAGGTCAGGCCGTCGCGCTGGCGACCAAAGAAGCGATGGTCACGGCGGCGGGCCTGATCTGGGAGGCGGCCTCAGCAGGCGGCGGGCGCGTGGTCCCGGTGGATTCCGAACACACCGGCGTCTTCCAGTGCCTGACCGGCGAGGACATGGCCGACGTGGCCGAGGTGATCCTGACCGCTTCCGGCGGCCCCTTCCGCGACGGCCCCGCCGATCTGGGCGGCGTGACGCCCGCGCAGGCGCTGAAGCACCCGTCGTGGAGCATGGGGCCGAAGGTGACCATCGACAGCGCCACCCTGATGAACAAGGGGCTGGAGGTAATGGAGTGCGCCAGCCTGTATGGCCTGCCGCTGTCGCAGGTGGGCGTGGTGGTCCACCCGCAGAGCCTGATCCACGCAGCGGTGCGCTTCCGCGACGGCAGTCTGAAGGCGCAGTTCGGCCCCACCGACATGCGCCTGCCCATCGCCTACGCCATCGATGCCGCCCCCACCGGCATGCAGCGCCCCGGCGACGTGCGCGGCACCAGACGGGGGCCGGAGGTGGCCGGGCACCTGTCGTGGCCCATGCGCGGCACCTGGGAGTTCCGGGAACCGGATTTTGACCGCTTTCCCTGCCTGGGGCTGGCCTACCGCGCGGGTGAGGCGGGCGGCCTGCTGCCGGTGGCGCTGAACGCGGCGGATGAGGTGGCGGTGGAGGCGTTTCTGGCCGGTCATCTGCCGTTCATGGGCATCCCCAGACTGCTGGAGCGCGTGTTGAACGAGACCCCTGCCGGAACGCTGGACTGGGACGCGCTGGCCGCAACCGACGTCTGGGCGCGGGTGCGGGCCTGGGAACTGGTGGGGGTGCGGGCGTGA
- the galE gene encoding UDP-glucose 4-epimerase GalE translates to MKLLVVGGAGYIGSHTVRQLRAAGHEVVVLDNLSNGHAEALPKDVKLVQADLLDFPGVKAVLEAHKPDAVIHFAALIEVGESMRAPARYYRNNVVGSLNLLQAIVDTRKVPLVFSSTAAVYGTTDAVPIPENAAMQPESVYGETKLMTERMIHAFHTAHGLPYTILRYFNVCGASPAGDIGEAHPSQSHLIELACMTALGQRDRMMIFGEDYDTPDGTCIRDYVHVQDLADAHVLAVEALHAGKTDAATYNVGLGHGFSVREVLDAVDEVVGTPLEREMAPRRAGDPPRLVADATRIVQELGFAPQFTDLQAIVQTAWNWHRGHPHGFEK, encoded by the coding sequence ATGAAACTTCTGGTCGTCGGCGGCGCGGGCTACATCGGTTCACATACAGTGCGGCAACTGCGGGCGGCGGGGCACGAGGTGGTGGTGCTGGACAACCTGTCCAACGGTCACGCTGAGGCCCTGCCGAAAGACGTAAAACTGGTCCAGGCCGATCTGCTGGATTTTCCCGGCGTCAAGGCGGTCCTGGAAGCCCACAAGCCCGACGCTGTGATCCACTTCGCCGCATTGATCGAGGTGGGCGAGAGCATGCGCGCCCCGGCCCGCTACTACCGTAACAACGTGGTGGGCAGCCTGAACCTGCTGCAGGCCATTGTGGACACCCGCAAGGTGCCGCTGGTGTTCTCCAGCACCGCCGCCGTGTACGGCACCACCGACGCCGTGCCCATCCCTGAGAACGCCGCCATGCAGCCTGAAAGCGTCTACGGCGAGACCAAGCTGATGACCGAGCGCATGATCCACGCCTTTCACACGGCGCATGGGCTGCCGTACACGATCTTGCGGTACTTCAACGTCTGCGGCGCGTCCCCCGCCGGGGACATTGGCGAGGCGCACCCCAGCCAGTCGCACCTGATTGAACTGGCGTGCATGACCGCACTTGGGCAGCGTGACCGGATGATGATCTTCGGCGAGGACTACGACACCCCGGACGGGACCTGTATCCGCGACTACGTGCATGTGCAGGATCTGGCCGACGCGCATGTGCTGGCGGTGGAAGCGCTGCACGCCGGGAAGACCGACGCCGCCACCTACAACGTGGGCCTGGGCCACGGCTTTTCTGTCCGCGAGGTGCTGGACGCGGTGGACGAGGTGGTGGGCACGCCGCTGGAGCGCGAGATGGCGCCGCGCCGTGCAGGCGATCCGCCCCGGCTGGTGGCCGACGCCACGCGCATCGTGCAGGAACTGGGCTTTGCGCCGCAGTTCACCGACTTGCAGGCCATCGTGCAGACCGCGTGGAACTGGCACCGGGGGCATCCGCACGGGTTTGAGAAGTAG
- a CDS encoding NAD(P)/FAD-dependent oxidoreductase, with amino-acid sequence MKSALVIGGGIAGASAAYFLFRLGVQVTVIDAGVHAASSVPSALINPVRGQSGGVDARALEGMAATWALLRELEAAGHPVPHGQTGVLRPVPHDQARARFERNLPPELPHRWLTRAEVPTPLPPSWNHALWLPEAGWVDGSAFTRALLEASGATVVRGRAQEMNGRWVVVDGEGNDRISARSTPQIIHCGGSIGSSWRHETRIHRRGSLLTLDRAATNVPLSFGAYLAPSATGGVLGATYETPAQRWSPPTLPLASLGWLLNKGETLADLGGVRVTGRWTGSRLSELRNGQDGNGVWHLSGLGSKGFLLGPLLARALAERVVEALA; translated from the coding sequence GTGAAGTCGGCCCTGGTGATCGGCGGCGGCATTGCCGGAGCCTCCGCCGCGTATTTTCTGTTCAGGCTGGGGGTGCAGGTCACGGTCATTGACGCCGGAGTTCACGCGGCCAGTTCGGTGCCGTCTGCCCTGATCAATCCGGTGCGCGGGCAGTCGGGTGGCGTCGACGCGCGGGCGCTGGAAGGCATGGCAGCAACCTGGGCGCTGCTGCGGGAGCTGGAGGCCGCCGGGCACCCGGTGCCCCATGGGCAGACGGGCGTGCTGCGCCCGGTTCCCCACGATCAGGCCCGCGCCCGCTTTGAGCGCAATCTGCCGCCTGAATTGCCACACCGCTGGCTGACGAGAGCCGAAGTTCCCACGCCACTGCCCCCCAGCTGGAACCACGCCCTGTGGCTGCCGGAGGCCGGCTGGGTAGACGGCTCAGCCTTCACGCGGGCCTTGCTCGAAGCGTCAGGAGCGACGGTGGTCCGGGGGCGGGCGCAGGAGATGAATGGGCGATGGGTGGTGGTTGATGGAGAGGGCAACGACCGCATATCGGCCCGTTCCACACCACAGATCATTCACTGCGGCGGCTCCATCGGCTCCTCGTGGAGACACGAGACCCGCATCCACCGCAGGGGCAGCCTGCTCACGCTGGACCGTGCAGCGACGAACGTGCCCCTGAGTTTCGGGGCGTATCTGGCTCCTTCTGCAACGGGCGGCGTGCTGGGCGCCACCTACGAGACCCCGGCGCAACGCTGGTCCCCGCCGACACTGCCGCTGGCCTCGCTGGGCTGGCTGCTGAACAAGGGTGAGACCCTGGCCGATCTGGGCGGCGTGCGGGTCACCGGGCGCTGGACGGGTTCGCGCCTCTCCGAACTGCGAAACGGACAGGACGGGAACGGCGTGTGGCACCTGTCGGGCCTGGGCAGCAAGGGTTTCCTGCTGGGGCCGCTGCTGGCACGCGCCCTGGCCGAACGGGTGGTGGAGGCGCTGGCGTAG
- a CDS encoding MBL fold metallo-hydrolase, whose protein sequence is MIAPAPHVRVHRLYANVYLLSSPAGRLLVDAGAWPYAARFDRILGQFSPDAVLLTHAHVDHSGGAWRAARRGIPVLAHPLEHPQLSGKVHNLPYPAGRPDIGRMVSRAHPKVPSAALHAVHPGETVLGWEVVALPGHTYGQIGVMRDGVLVAADAVIGAADGAHLPRAAYNANHAQALDTLKRIAGMDLRTVLPGHGGPLTPEQVRRRAGRPGP, encoded by the coding sequence GTGATTGCCCCTGCCCCACATGTCCGTGTTCACCGCCTGTACGCCAACGTCTACCTCCTGAGCAGCCCGGCCGGGCGCCTGCTGGTGGACGCCGGGGCCTGGCCCTACGCCGCCCGTTTCGACCGCATCCTGGGGCAATTCAGCCCGGACGCCGTGCTGCTTACCCACGCGCACGTGGACCATTCGGGCGGCGCGTGGCGGGCGGCCCGGCGCGGTATTCCGGTGCTGGCGCACCCGCTGGAGCACCCGCAGCTCTCCGGAAAGGTCCACAATCTGCCGTACCCGGCGGGCCGCCCGGACATCGGGCGAATGGTGTCCAGGGCGCATCCCAAGGTGCCCAGCGCCGCCCTGCACGCGGTTCACCCTGGCGAGACGGTGCTGGGCTGGGAGGTGGTGGCCCTGCCTGGCCACACCTACGGGCAGATCGGGGTAATGAGGGACGGCGTGCTGGTGGCCGCCGACGCGGTGATCGGGGCCGCCGACGGCGCGCATCTGCCACGGGCCGCCTACAACGCCAACCACGCCCAGGCCCTGGATACCCTGAAGCGCATCGCCGGAATGGACCTGCGTACGGTCCTCCCCGGTCACGGCGGCCCGCTGACACCCGAGCAGGTGCGGCGGCGGGCGGGCCGGCCTGGACCGTAA
- a CDS encoding M20/M25/M40 family metallo-hydrolase, with translation MTTPGFPDLSAHIERGLTDLRELVAMQSVSAQGRMLPETADTVTALLEAEGFRVARHAGQVAPVLVAEAGDGPFTLLIYNHYDVQPEDPLELWDTPPFTLTERDGRLYGRGASDDKGEFVSRLAGLRALRERHSGQLPLKVKWLLEGEEEVGSPSLEAFVKDHAAELKADGVWWEFGSVTPEGRPVLYAGLKGIVCLELRCRVAASDLHSSTGAVVDNPLWRLAKAVASLRDGTGHVTIPGFHDDVRQTSEADREAIASIPGQGESLYDAYEVTRRLGAPEDFNARTNLMPVLNVNGFHGGYGEEGSKTVLPAEGFVKIDFRLVPDQHPDRIVELLRAHLDAQDLQDVEIVELESHQHPARSALNDPFVQTAVRVARQVYGQDAILHPSSGGSGPMHPFMQSVGAPVVALGIGNVAGRVHAPNENVLRRDFETGVRYALELMDALGGLETSSGTTG, from the coding sequence ATGACCACACCCGGTTTCCCTGACCTCTCCGCCCACATCGAACGCGGCCTGACTGATCTGCGTGAGCTGGTGGCCATGCAGAGCGTGTCCGCCCAGGGCCGCATGCTGCCCGAAACGGCGGACACCGTGACCGCGCTGCTGGAGGCCGAGGGCTTCCGCGTCGCCCGCCACGCCGGTCAGGTGGCCCCGGTGCTGGTGGCGGAGGCCGGGGACGGCCCATTCACGCTGCTGATTTACAACCACTACGACGTGCAGCCGGAAGACCCGCTGGAGCTGTGGGACACGCCTCCCTTCACGCTGACCGAGCGCGACGGCCGCCTGTACGGGCGCGGCGCCTCCGACGATAAGGGCGAGTTCGTTTCGCGGCTGGCCGGGCTGCGGGCGCTGCGTGAACGGCACAGCGGACAGTTGCCCCTGAAGGTCAAGTGGCTGCTGGAGGGCGAGGAAGAGGTGGGCAGCCCCAGCCTGGAAGCCTTCGTGAAGGACCACGCCGCTGAGTTGAAGGCGGACGGCGTGTGGTGGGAGTTCGGCAGCGTGACGCCCGAGGGGCGCCCCGTCCTGTACGCTGGTCTCAAGGGCATCGTGTGCCTGGAACTGCGCTGCCGGGTGGCGGCCAGTGACCTGCACAGCAGCACCGGCGCGGTGGTGGACAATCCGCTGTGGCGGCTGGCGAAGGCTGTGGCGAGCCTGCGCGACGGGACCGGACACGTGACCATCCCCGGCTTTCACGACGACGTGCGCCAGACTTCAGAGGCGGACCGCGAGGCCATTGCCAGCATTCCCGGCCAGGGCGAGTCGCTGTACGACGCCTACGAGGTCACGCGCCGTCTGGGAGCGCCGGAGGACTTCAACGCCCGCACCAACCTGATGCCGGTGCTGAACGTGAACGGCTTTCACGGAGGCTACGGCGAGGAGGGAAGCAAGACCGTGTTGCCTGCCGAGGGCTTCGTCAAGATCGACTTTCGTCTGGTGCCGGACCAGCACCCGGACCGGATCGTGGAACTGCTGCGTGCCCATCTGGACGCCCAGGATTTGCAGGACGTGGAAATTGTCGAGCTTGAGAGCCACCAGCACCCGGCCCGCAGCGCCCTGAATGATCCGTTCGTGCAGACCGCCGTGCGGGTGGCGCGGCAGGTGTACGGACAGGACGCGATTCTGCACCCTAGCAGCGGCGGCAGCGGTCCCATGCACCCCTTCATGCAGTCGGTGGGCGCGCCGGTCGTCGCCCTGGGTATCGGCAACGTGGCGGGCCGCGTTCACGCGCCCAACGAGAATGTGCTGCGCCGTGACTTCGAGACCGGGGTGCGCTACGCGCTGGAGCTGATGGACGCGCTGGGCGGGCTGGAGACTTCCTCCGGGACAACCGGCTGA
- a CDS encoding M50 family metallopeptidase translates to MSFLQSLAAALTPVGLLWTLLLISIATFLHELAHYALARWQGVQVKSFSIGMGPIVFKRLWRGTEWRLSLLPIGGYVEIDGMAPEEVRTGEGEVSYRQATRGFAALPAWGKIAVLLAGPLMNLLLAIGLMTLTFSSQGIPAPDRARIESVQPDSRAQTLGLRTGDVITAIDGRDIPDTLQVDGRTVTGWENLRNVLGTPGPHSFTLERAGPSRTLETRTVTFDWTPTVNGQRQLLGIGYGPDIVPVGVGTAFRTSLTTTAEAVPQVLRAFGNLFGRFLTLNFSQDENVTGPIGTTEIVSRAAALSPWALVQVATLLNLSLAFFNLIPIPGLDGGRILLVLVGVLRRRPLSFSQEQAINVAGFAFVLLLMTFVVVRDVSRFF, encoded by the coding sequence GTGAGCTTCCTGCAAAGCCTCGCGGCAGCCCTGACCCCGGTGGGCCTGCTGTGGACCCTGTTGCTGATCAGCATCGCCACGTTCCTGCACGAGCTGGCGCACTACGCGCTGGCCCGCTGGCAGGGCGTACAGGTCAAATCGTTTTCCATTGGTATGGGGCCGATTGTCTTCAAGCGGCTGTGGCGTGGCACCGAGTGGCGGCTGTCTCTGCTGCCCATCGGCGGCTACGTGGAAATCGACGGCATGGCCCCCGAGGAGGTCCGCACGGGCGAGGGCGAGGTCAGTTACCGGCAGGCCACCCGGGGCTTCGCGGCCCTGCCCGCGTGGGGCAAGATCGCCGTGCTGCTGGCCGGACCCCTGATGAACCTGCTGCTGGCCATCGGCCTGATGACGCTGACCTTTTCCTCGCAGGGCATACCGGCCCCGGACCGGGCGCGCATCGAGTCGGTGCAGCCGGATTCGCGCGCGCAGACGCTGGGGCTTCGGACCGGGGACGTGATCACCGCCATCGACGGTCGGGACATCCCCGACACCCTGCAGGTGGACGGACGCACCGTGACAGGCTGGGAGAACCTGCGCAACGTGCTGGGCACGCCGGGGCCGCATAGCTTCACGCTGGAGCGGGCCGGGCCGTCCAGAACCCTTGAAACGCGCACCGTGACCTTCGACTGGACACCCACAGTGAACGGCCAGCGGCAACTGCTGGGCATCGGCTACGGCCCGGACATCGTGCCGGTGGGTGTGGGCACGGCCTTCCGGACCTCGCTGACCACCACCGCAGAAGCGGTGCCGCAGGTGCTGCGGGCCTTCGGCAACCTGTTCGGCCGCTTTCTGACCCTGAACTTCTCGCAGGACGAGAACGTCACCGGTCCCATCGGCACCACCGAGATCGTGAGCCGCGCCGCCGCCCTTAGCCCGTGGGCACTGGTGCAGGTGGCCACGCTGCTGAACCTGTCGCTGGCCTTTTTTAACCTGATTCCGATTCCGGGGCTGGACGGCGGACGCATCCTGCTGGTTCTCGTGGGCGTGCTGCGCCGCCGCCCGCTGAGCTTCTCGCAGGAGCAGGCCATCAATGTGGCCGGCTTCGCCTTCGTGCTGCTGCTGATGACCTTCGTGGTGGTGCGCGACGTGAGCCGCTTTTTCTAA
- a CDS encoding trans-sulfuration enzyme family protein, with translation MTPADKHAKYDLTTLAARAGEEARPNSSVPLVEPIYQSTVYAFPDLDALDGAMSGAEPAAFYYRNGTPNAASLERALAVLEGTEAALVAASGMAAISAAFLGVLKTGDHVVTDARVYGVTYALLAEEFPRLGIEVSFVDACDLNEVEAALRPNTKIVHVESLTNPLLTVPDVPALARLAHGHGALLSVDNTFASPAVFRPALHGADLVTHSVSKYLSGHSNAFGGVLCASAELVALARTRLLRLGGTMSAFDAWMTMQGLKTLGLRMRAHSGNAQAVADVLVNHPRVKAVYHPGLSDHPQFHLAMDLYPHGFGGMLAADIEDAPAFVKALAGRIPLAPSLADVITTLSWPWGTSHRALPEAERRRLGITPGLLRISVGIEDIGDLLGDFESALD, from the coding sequence GTGACTCCTGCCGACAAGCACGCCAAGTATGACCTGACCACCCTGGCCGCCCGCGCAGGCGAGGAGGCCCGGCCCAACTCGTCGGTGCCGCTCGTCGAGCCGATCTACCAGTCCACCGTCTACGCCTTTCCCGATCTGGACGCCCTGGACGGGGCCATGAGCGGCGCGGAGCCTGCGGCCTTCTACTACCGCAACGGCACGCCCAACGCGGCCAGCCTGGAACGCGCCCTGGCCGTGCTGGAAGGTACTGAGGCCGCGCTGGTGGCGGCCAGTGGCATGGCCGCGATCAGCGCCGCCTTTCTGGGCGTCCTGAAAACCGGCGATCATGTGGTCACCGACGCCCGCGTGTACGGCGTGACCTACGCATTGCTGGCCGAGGAATTTCCGCGCCTGGGCATTGAGGTCTCGTTCGTGGATGCCTGCGACCTGAACGAGGTGGAGGCAGCCCTGCGCCCCAACACCAAGATCGTGCATGTCGAGAGCCTGACCAACCCGCTGCTGACCGTGCCGGACGTGCCTGCGCTGGCCCGGCTGGCGCATGGTCACGGCGCACTCCTGAGCGTGGACAACACCTTTGCCAGCCCCGCCGTGTTCCGTCCCGCCTTGCACGGCGCGGACCTCGTCACCCACAGCGTCAGCAAGTACCTCAGCGGCCACAGCAACGCGTTCGGCGGCGTGCTGTGCGCCAGCGCCGAGCTGGTGGCGCTGGCCCGCACCCGGCTGCTGCGGCTGGGCGGCACCATGTCCGCCTTCGACGCGTGGATGACCATGCAGGGCCTCAAGACCCTGGGTCTGCGGATGCGGGCGCACAGCGGCAACGCGCAGGCGGTGGCCGACGTGCTGGTCAACCACCCGCGCGTGAAGGCGGTGTACCACCCCGGCCTCAGCGATCACCCGCAGTTTCATCTGGCGATGGACCTGTACCCCCACGGCTTTGGCGGCATGCTGGCCGCCGATATCGAGGACGCCCCGGCATTTGTCAAGGCGCTGGCGGGCCGCATTCCGCTGGCCCCCAGTCTGGCCGACGTGATCACCACCCTGTCGTGGCCGTGGGGCACCTCGCACCGCGCCCTGCCCGAGGCCGAGCGCCGCCGTCTGGGGATCACGCCGGGGCTGCTGCGCATCAGCGTGGGCATCGAGGACATCGGGGACCTGCTGGGCGATTTTGAGAGTGCGCTGGACTAG
- a CDS encoding isocitrate/isopropylmalate dehydrogenase family protein: MAKYRICSIEGDGIGHEVIPATRRVLDAAGFDAEYVDAEAGYEYYLDHGTSVPQATYDAVENTHATLFGAATSPSGEKPPGFSGAIRHLRQKYGLYANVRPTKTRPVPGAYENVDLVIVRENTQGLYVEQERRYGDTAIADTVITGEASLRIGKYAAELAMKRDKRLTVVHKANVLPVTQGLFLNTILDHTKTVEGLNTSTMIVDNAAMQLVRNPRQFDVMVMTNMFGDILSDLAAGLVGGLGIAASGNVGDKFGIFESVHGSAPDIAGQGISNPTATILAAVLMLDQLGEHDTARRIDTAVNKVLTEGPRTRDLGGTAGTKEFTEAVIAAL, translated from the coding sequence ATGGCGAAATACCGCATCTGTTCTATCGAGGGCGATGGCATCGGCCACGAAGTCATCCCCGCCACCCGCCGTGTGCTGGACGCTGCCGGCTTCGACGCCGAGTACGTGGACGCCGAGGCCGGGTACGAGTATTACCTCGACCACGGCACCAGCGTTCCGCAGGCCACCTACGACGCGGTGGAAAACACCCACGCCACCCTGTTCGGCGCGGCCACCAGCCCCAGCGGCGAGAAACCGCCCGGCTTCTCCGGCGCGATCCGGCACCTGCGCCAGAAGTACGGGCTGTACGCCAACGTGCGCCCTACCAAGACCCGACCGGTTCCCGGCGCGTACGAGAACGTCGATCTGGTGATTGTGCGCGAGAACACCCAGGGGCTGTACGTCGAGCAGGAGCGGCGTTACGGTGACACCGCGATTGCCGACACCGTGATTACCGGCGAGGCCAGCCTGCGCATCGGCAAGTACGCCGCCGAACTGGCCATGAAGCGCGACAAACGCCTGACCGTGGTGCACAAGGCGAACGTGTTGCCCGTGACGCAGGGGCTCTTTCTGAACACCATCCTGGACCACACCAAGACGGTGGAGGGGTTAAACACCAGCACCATGATCGTGGACAACGCGGCCATGCAGCTGGTGCGCAACCCCCGGCAGTTCGACGTGATGGTGATGACCAACATGTTCGGTGACATCCTCTCTGATCTGGCCGCCGGACTGGTGGGGGGCCTGGGCATCGCGGCCAGCGGCAATGTGGGCGACAAGTTCGGCATCTTCGAGTCGGTGCACGGCAGCGCCCCCGACATCGCCGGGCAGGGCATTAGCAATCCCACCGCCACCATCCTGGCCGCCGTGCTGATGCTTGATCAGCTGGGCGAGCACGACACAGCGCGGCGCATCGACACCGCCGTGAACAAGGTGCTGACCGAGGGACCGCGCACCCGCGATCTGGGCGGCACGGCGGGCACCAAAGAGTTCACGGAAGCGGTGATCGCGGCACTGTAA